In Leptodactylus fuscus isolate aLepFus1 chromosome 2, aLepFus1.hap2, whole genome shotgun sequence, one genomic interval encodes:
- the TMEM50A gene encoding transmembrane protein 50A: MSGFLDSLRCSECIDWSEKRNTIASIGAGVLFFTGWWIIIDAAVKYPSEKELNHSYHACGVIATVAFLMINAVSNGQVRGDSYSEGNLGQTGARIWLFIGFMLAFGSLIASMWILFGGYVAQNADVVYPGIAVFFQNAFIFFGGLVFKFGRTEDLWQ; this comes from the exons aTGTCTGGATTTTTGGATTCTTTACGATGTTCAGAGTGCATAGACTGGAGTGAAAAGAGGAACACGATTGCATCCATTGGAGCTGGAGTTCTT TTCTTCACAGGTTGGTGGATCATCATTGATGCTGCTGTTAAATACCCATCGGAAAAAGAGCTGAATCACTCATACCATGCCTGTGGGGTTATAGCTACTGTAGCCTTTTTAAT GATAAATGCAGTGTCCAATGGCCAAGTTCGTGGTGACAGCTATAGTGAGGGAAATTTGGGACAAACAG gAGCTAGAATTTGGCTTTTCATAGGTTTCATGTTGGCCTTTGGCTCTCTGATTGCTTCCATGTGGATATTGTTTGGCGGTTATGTGGCCCAAA ATGCTGATGTGGTGTATCCTGGGATAGCTGTGTTTTTTCAAAATGCTTTTATATTTTTTGG